A region of Candidatus Caccoplasma merdavium DNA encodes the following proteins:
- the recJ gene encoding single-stranded-DNA-specific exonuclease RecJ codes for MVSKWNYVPLTEEEKHIEKRLAETLSISPAICTLLAQRGVKTEEQAKKFFRPQLSDLYDPFLLKDMDKAVARLNQAMGAKEKILIYGDYDVDGTTAVALVYKFLNNFYSNIDYYIPDRYDEGYGISIKGIDYAAENGFTLVIALDCGIKAVEKVAYAKERGVDFIICDHHVPDDELPHAVAVLDAKRDDDAYPYSHLSGCGVGFKFMQGFATSNNISIEQFLFPLLDMVAVSIASDIVPITDENRILAYHGLRRLNSNPSLGLQGIINVCGLRGKEITISDIVFKIGPRINASGRMQSGKEAVDLLVSKDASTAMKKSHDINQYNEDRKELDKKVTEEASQLLEQRPDFDDRKSIVIYNAEWHKGIIGIVASRLTELYYRPSVVLTLSNGLVTGSARSVQGFDVYKAVESCRDLLENFGGHTYAAGLSLREENVDRFIDRFENYVAENILLEQTCPQIDIDMELGFDEITSGFYTCLKQFSPVGPGNMKPVFSTLGVVDAGSRLVGRNQEHLKLEVRDLRSSITMSGIAFGMHEHYAHIKSGAPFDICYTIEENNFKGVTSIQLQIKDIRPSAKR; via the coding sequence ATGGTAAGCAAATGGAACTACGTGCCCCTTACCGAAGAAGAAAAGCATATCGAAAAACGATTGGCAGAGACCCTGTCGATAAGCCCTGCCATATGCACACTTCTGGCTCAGCGAGGGGTAAAAACAGAAGAGCAAGCTAAGAAATTTTTCCGACCACAACTGTCCGATTTGTATGATCCGTTTTTGCTGAAAGATATGGATAAGGCCGTTGCGCGCCTCAACCAGGCCATGGGAGCCAAAGAAAAAATCCTTATCTATGGCGATTATGATGTCGACGGAACTACCGCAGTGGCATTGGTCTACAAGTTCTTGAACAATTTCTATTCCAACATCGACTATTACATTCCCGACCGTTATGACGAGGGTTACGGCATTTCGATAAAAGGCATCGACTATGCGGCCGAAAACGGTTTTACGTTGGTTATTGCGCTCGACTGCGGCATCAAGGCCGTGGAGAAAGTGGCTTATGCCAAGGAACGCGGGGTCGATTTCATCATCTGTGACCACCATGTGCCCGACGATGAGTTGCCCCATGCGGTTGCCGTGCTCGATGCCAAACGCGACGACGATGCCTATCCTTACAGTCACTTGTCGGGTTGCGGCGTGGGATTCAAGTTCATGCAAGGCTTTGCCACCAGTAACAACATCAGCATCGAACAGTTCTTGTTCCCGTTGCTCGATATGGTGGCCGTGAGCATCGCTTCGGACATTGTGCCGATTACCGACGAGAACCGTATCCTGGCCTATCACGGCCTGCGGCGCCTCAATTCCAACCCGAGCCTTGGCCTGCAAGGCATTATCAATGTCTGCGGGTTGCGCGGGAAAGAAATCACCATCAGCGACATCGTGTTCAAGATAGGCCCCCGCATCAATGCATCGGGTCGTATGCAGTCGGGTAAAGAGGCCGTCGACTTGCTGGTCTCCAAAGATGCATCGACCGCCATGAAAAAGAGTCACGACATCAACCAGTATAACGAAGACCGCAAGGAACTCGACAAGAAGGTGACGGAAGAGGCCAGTCAATTACTCGAACAGCGTCCCGACTTCGACGACCGCAAATCCATTGTCATCTACAATGCCGAGTGGCACAAGGGCATCATCGGTATCGTGGCTTCCCGTCTCACCGAGCTTTACTATCGTCCGTCGGTCGTGCTCACCCTCTCCAATGGGTTGGTTACCGGTTCGGCTCGTTCGGTACAGGGATTTGATGTGTATAAAGCCGTGGAGTCGTGTCGCGATTTGCTCGAAAATTTCGGCGGTCACACCTATGCTGCCGGTCTCTCCCTGCGGGAGGAAAATGTGGACCGCTTTATCGACCGCTTTGAAAACTATGTGGCCGAGAATATTCTTCTCGAACAGACTTGTCCCCAAATCGACATCGACATGGAGTTGGGTTTCGATGAGATTACGTCGGGATTCTACACCTGTTTGAAACAGTTCAGTCCTGTCGGGCCGGGCAATATGAAGCCGGTCTTCTCGACATTGGGCGTTGTCGATGCCGGTTCCCGGCTCGTGGGTCGCAATCAAGAACACCTCAAACTCGAAGTGCGCGACTTGCGCTCGTCCATCACGATGAGTGGCATAGCGTTTGGCATGCACGAGCATTATGCCCATATCAAAAGCGGGGCTCCGTTTGACATCTGTTACACCATCGAAGAAAACAATTTCAAGGGCGTCACGTCGATACAGTTGCAAATAAAAGACATACGTCCTTCGGCCAAGCGATGA
- a CDS encoding porin family protein: MKTTCINRLRIVFVCALSCLLPSIGWAQAPAKKGYANIDWQFNIPLNNGFSDKASGWGMNFEGGYYITPNAGVGLFMAFHTNNEYIDTQTLHLSATSQLTCDQQHMLFQMPFGAAFRYRFMPEKKFAPYAGVKVGAQYCKTTSYYNVYSTSNEKWGVFVSPEIGVNIFPMGPNLFGFHMAFYYDYASNQNHLLIYKVDGLHNIGFRVGLAF; encoded by the coding sequence ATGAAAACAACTTGCATCAATCGACTGCGCATCGTTTTTGTGTGCGCGCTATCATGCCTCCTGCCCTCAATAGGTTGGGCACAGGCTCCCGCAAAAAAAGGCTATGCCAATATCGACTGGCAATTCAACATACCGCTCAACAACGGATTCTCTGACAAGGCCAGCGGTTGGGGCATGAACTTCGAAGGCGGTTACTACATCACCCCCAACGCCGGCGTCGGACTGTTTATGGCCTTCCACACCAACAATGAGTACATCGACACTCAGACACTCCATCTCTCGGCCACCTCCCAACTCACCTGCGACCAGCAGCACATGCTGTTCCAGATGCCTTTCGGAGCCGCCTTCCGTTACCGTTTCATGCCCGAAAAGAAGTTTGCTCCATACGCCGGAGTCAAAGTAGGTGCGCAATATTGCAAAACGACTTCGTATTACAATGTTTACAGCACCAGCAATGAAAAATGGGGCGTTTTCGTATCGCCCGAAATCGGCGTGAACATATTCCCGATGGGGCCCAACCTGTTTGGCTTCCACATGGCCTTCTACTACGACTACGCCTCCAACCAGAACCATCTGCTCATATACAAGGTCGACGGCCTGCACAATATCGGATTCAGAGTCGGACTGGCATTCTAA